In Streptomyces sp. NBC_00414, a single window of DNA contains:
- a CDS encoding Shedu anti-phage system protein SduA domain-containing protein, protein MTSSDPAPAHPQPSITAVTRYEIFEYLRGIPSPWWGRLDEVTFLEGLYDLDRLPSEDSRPPTVRAYIEQHRITNSDLDDDWIFEDPRLELSDGPDVVLLAFLARTVHPEVAAGVEEAMKQVEELNRLLAPDGWGLRPHGFLSGRPIYTPVRVPPTGPLVPLPLNDDDTGKLDLVLGQTYSLLDCAGEESARDVLRTAVLTLRRDGGFFNPIPGDGWTEATYEAVLTVERELQPTCTPEVKEAIWRTLGPLFGQLGRIDVQGLVVEGDTRPLPNIAPDWRTEAVAPATPLVRGLRLLFTTTAFDVTCGDFTDLEIRGSQDNTGFHYLYDTRARRMITDFVLDDRPRVATLCNVTIIKKGDTFTPRIKLWKKDKKKAGEVPATHTVPDTGTTRAVKALVDTGDVHENFWKVINFLQGCTGLSTPGDSLQLVAADEAQLAHLLTGQDRTTVLGAVRTAIGGGLTEEDIRLISNRKEQLQRFDRLLTDPDYFQQEESRATTRGTEAVWQAFFEANQWIFGYGLNLIACESIDDGKLERITTGANIFGGAGKRIDAIMRSKGLISSMLFCEIKAHDTELLAKTPYRAGVYQASKELGGGVAQVQKTASKAQQLISREFLTRIYDDDGTPTGVEMSTTRPRQVVVIGSLREFTHNDAVNPEKINSFELYRTSIQDVEIITFDELYQRACFIVEDR, encoded by the coding sequence ATGACGTCCAGTGACCCCGCCCCGGCACATCCGCAGCCATCGATCACAGCGGTGACGCGGTACGAAATCTTCGAATACCTGCGCGGGATACCGAGTCCCTGGTGGGGGAGGCTGGACGAGGTCACGTTCCTGGAGGGCCTCTACGACCTGGACCGCCTTCCGTCCGAGGACAGCCGGCCCCCGACTGTCCGTGCTTACATCGAGCAGCACCGGATCACCAACAGCGACCTGGACGATGACTGGATCTTCGAAGACCCCCGGTTGGAGCTCTCCGACGGGCCGGACGTGGTGCTGCTCGCCTTCCTGGCGCGAACGGTCCATCCCGAGGTCGCCGCTGGCGTCGAGGAGGCGATGAAGCAGGTTGAGGAGCTGAACCGGCTGTTGGCACCGGACGGATGGGGTCTGCGTCCCCACGGCTTTCTCTCCGGCCGCCCCATCTACACGCCGGTCCGGGTTCCGCCCACGGGACCGCTGGTCCCGCTGCCGCTGAACGACGACGACACGGGCAAGCTCGATTTGGTCCTGGGGCAGACGTACAGCCTCCTGGACTGCGCCGGTGAGGAGTCCGCACGTGATGTGCTGCGCACGGCTGTCCTGACCCTGCGCCGTGATGGTGGCTTCTTTAACCCCATACCTGGTGACGGTTGGACGGAGGCCACCTACGAGGCGGTCCTGACCGTGGAGCGCGAGCTCCAGCCCACCTGCACGCCGGAGGTCAAGGAGGCGATCTGGCGGACACTGGGGCCTCTGTTCGGCCAGCTCGGACGCATCGACGTTCAGGGCCTCGTGGTCGAAGGCGATACCCGGCCGCTGCCCAACATCGCGCCGGACTGGCGGACTGAGGCTGTGGCCCCCGCTACCCCCCTCGTTCGCGGTCTCCGCCTCCTTTTCACCACTACCGCGTTCGACGTCACCTGCGGGGACTTCACCGATCTGGAGATCCGCGGCTCGCAGGACAACACCGGGTTCCACTACCTCTACGACACCCGCGCACGCCGGATGATCACCGACTTCGTCCTCGACGACCGGCCCCGGGTGGCCACGCTGTGCAACGTCACCATCATCAAGAAGGGCGACACCTTCACACCGAGGATCAAGCTCTGGAAGAAGGACAAGAAGAAGGCCGGAGAAGTCCCCGCCACGCATACGGTGCCCGACACCGGGACCACCCGGGCCGTCAAGGCACTTGTCGACACCGGGGACGTCCACGAGAACTTCTGGAAAGTCATCAACTTCCTCCAGGGCTGCACCGGCCTGAGCACACCCGGCGACTCCCTCCAGCTCGTGGCCGCAGACGAGGCCCAACTGGCCCATCTGCTGACGGGCCAGGACCGGACGACGGTGCTTGGTGCGGTCAGGACAGCCATCGGTGGCGGCCTGACAGAGGAGGACATCCGGCTGATCAGCAACCGTAAGGAACAGCTCCAGAGGTTCGATCGGCTGCTCACCGATCCGGACTACTTCCAGCAGGAGGAGAGCCGGGCAACGACGCGCGGGACGGAAGCGGTCTGGCAGGCCTTCTTCGAGGCGAACCAGTGGATCTTCGGCTACGGACTGAACCTCATCGCCTGCGAATCCATCGACGACGGCAAGCTGGAACGCATCACCACCGGTGCGAACATCTTCGGCGGAGCCGGGAAACGCATCGACGCCATCATGCGGTCCAAGGGCCTGATCAGCAGCATGCTCTTCTGTGAAATCAAGGCCCACGACACGGAGCTGCTCGCCAAGACCCCGTACCGTGCGGGCGTATACCAGGCATCGAAAGAACTGGGCGGCGGCGTGGCGCAGGTGCAGAAGACCGCCAGCAAGGCCCAGCAGCTCATCTCCCGCGAGTTCCTCACCCGCATCTACGACGACGACGGCACCCCGACCGGCGTCGAAATGTCCACTACCCGGCCCCGGCAGGTCGTGGTGATCGGCAGTCTGCGCGAGTTCACTCACAACGACGCCGTGAACCCGGAGAAGATCAACTCCTTCGAGCTCTACCGGACCTCGATCCAGGACGTCGAGATCATCACGTTCGACGAGCTCTACCAGCGAGCGTGCTTCATCGTCGAAGATCGCTAG
- a CDS encoding DUF4238 domain-containing protein, whose translation MPVPKLHHYVPQSYLARFGRGGMVRVRRRCPPKTHLANVKNVAAETGFYTITDENGMPSTIIEHELSGLEGQALAALRRIDETGMPPAAGTDDRELLCLYLAVQMARTPRKRTGPLFGRNVTAYADGRNVDLALMTEYLTRKHLGHPPRVAEAQGAFDYYHGTRAMNGGNDPTHDEAVTVTLSSVRVCIPEYRARHWRLETSRKPIFLTSDAPLVLWRPETPEDAYRGFGLEGAHEIRFPVSPTAQFVLVPGQGTSAEEVKISRAISCNQDLADTCEQVVVGHPDRHAALDRVQLSMRGPTLRFNTAPGFRENPDGTLAPMGQDILHMYTTRR comes from the coding sequence GTGCCTGTGCCGAAACTCCACCACTACGTGCCGCAGAGCTATCTGGCACGATTCGGGCGAGGTGGCATGGTCAGAGTGAGGCGCCGGTGCCCTCCGAAGACGCACCTCGCCAACGTCAAGAACGTCGCTGCCGAGACCGGTTTCTACACAATCACGGACGAGAACGGCATGCCTTCCACGATCATTGAGCACGAGCTCAGCGGCCTGGAAGGGCAGGCACTCGCGGCCCTGCGCCGGATAGACGAGACGGGGATGCCACCGGCCGCCGGGACCGACGACCGCGAACTGCTCTGCCTCTACCTTGCTGTGCAGATGGCCAGGACACCGCGAAAGCGCACGGGCCCGCTCTTCGGGCGCAACGTCACCGCTTACGCGGACGGCCGGAACGTCGACCTGGCGCTGATGACCGAGTACCTCACACGTAAGCATCTCGGTCACCCGCCACGGGTAGCCGAAGCCCAGGGTGCCTTCGACTACTACCACGGCACACGGGCGATGAACGGCGGCAACGACCCCACCCACGACGAAGCGGTCACCGTGACCCTCAGCTCCGTTCGGGTGTGTATCCCAGAGTACCGTGCTCGGCACTGGCGCCTTGAGACCAGCCGCAAGCCGATCTTCCTCACCTCCGACGCACCCCTCGTCCTCTGGCGTCCGGAAACTCCGGAGGACGCCTACCGAGGCTTCGGCCTGGAGGGGGCTCACGAGATCAGGTTCCCGGTCAGCCCCACCGCCCAGTTCGTCCTCGTCCCCGGCCAGGGCACATCCGCCGAAGAAGTCAAAATCAGCCGAGCGATCAGCTGTAACCAGGACCTCGCGGACACCTGCGAACAGGTCGTCGTCGGTCACCCGGACCGGCACGCCGCACTCGACAGGGTCCAGCTGAGCATGCGCGGGCCCACACTGCGTTTCAACACGGCCCCCGGTTTCCGGGAGAACCCGGACGGCACGCTAGCGCCCATGGGCCAGGACATCCTGCACATGTACACAACCCGTCGCTGA
- a CDS encoding AAA family ATPase, with protein MTPMSPQLSANVLDWWRPVRNSRGGAMGEVATAVSDEAFSALADNLGHILETRALLCIIAPEDVQGEAVVEAALSRCDRAVPVVVTTAAPGNLAALLDAFHAALHLGVRPRRLADAQRAVEDELARRSAPVVVVRDTHLLRTEALQYVYGLWSLFQERECRMPVVLVGSERIRSVLRRPSLASLQSCVFIWHRPAMVDGTWLRRAT; from the coding sequence ATGACGCCGATGTCTCCGCAGCTGTCCGCGAACGTGCTCGACTGGTGGCGTCCCGTACGCAACTCCAGAGGAGGGGCCATGGGCGAGGTCGCCACGGCCGTGTCCGACGAAGCGTTCTCCGCACTTGCCGACAACCTTGGCCACATCCTTGAGACCCGTGCGCTGCTGTGCATCATCGCGCCGGAGGACGTCCAAGGTGAGGCTGTGGTGGAGGCCGCTCTCAGTCGCTGCGACAGGGCCGTACCCGTCGTGGTCACGACCGCCGCGCCGGGCAACCTCGCGGCGCTCCTGGACGCGTTCCACGCCGCTCTGCACCTCGGTGTCCGGCCGCGACGCCTGGCCGACGCGCAACGGGCTGTCGAGGACGAACTCGCACGGCGCTCTGCGCCGGTGGTGGTCGTACGTGATACGCATCTGCTGCGGACCGAGGCCCTGCAGTACGTCTACGGCTTGTGGAGCCTGTTCCAGGAGCGCGAGTGCCGGATGCCCGTCGTCCTAGTGGGATCAGAGCGGATCCGCTCCGTGCTGCGCCGGCCGTCACTCGCCAGCCTGCAGAGCTGCGTCTTCATCTGGCACCGCCCCGCGATGGTCGACGGCACCTGGCTGCGGAGAGCTACCTGA
- a CDS encoding YaaC family protein, whose protein sequence is MNDLDADEAWERLRASRSNPPAKANAGSRRMTYSAALEQAQQLFRAAAVVGPATSPILAFYGLSQAGRAITAAARSLDGEDWRLKTHGIKTTGFHQPFPDIEIRTDPPGTQGSFVKVSEVLDSPVWEKDPLSLEDVWDLLPPNLSYPLTTRDRLTPLYTDEGSVNEGDHSLLSVFVCNIPDRVVKAGTRETLADFLTAYPAVVRHESYRNVGEAALPFYVRYDHGGGQLAMNWLMPKGVGTGFDGMATMAERQAHLRTLTRGYAGSRYFLPVLGSMKRELHPLMAWWAVLYTLSMLARYEPAVWNTLINVDSSKYAVPIERLLERAFNHLPVLIADSITEVST, encoded by the coding sequence ATGAACGATCTCGACGCCGATGAGGCGTGGGAGCGGCTGCGGGCCAGCCGCTCCAATCCACCGGCCAAAGCCAACGCTGGCTCCCGGCGCATGACGTACTCGGCAGCCCTGGAGCAGGCTCAGCAGCTGTTTCGTGCCGCCGCCGTCGTGGGCCCGGCCACGAGCCCGATCCTGGCCTTCTACGGTCTCAGCCAGGCCGGCCGCGCCATCACGGCCGCCGCCCGGTCCCTCGACGGCGAGGATTGGCGCCTCAAGACACACGGGATCAAGACCACGGGGTTCCACCAGCCCTTCCCCGACATCGAGATCCGCACCGATCCGCCCGGCACCCAGGGCAGTTTCGTGAAGGTCAGCGAAGTCCTCGACTCACCGGTATGGGAGAAGGACCCGCTGAGCCTGGAAGATGTCTGGGACCTGCTGCCCCCGAACCTCAGCTACCCGCTCACCACCAGGGACCGGCTCACCCCGCTGTACACGGATGAGGGCAGCGTCAACGAAGGCGACCACTCTCTCCTCAGCGTCTTCGTGTGCAACATCCCTGATCGGGTCGTCAAGGCCGGCACTCGTGAGACGCTGGCCGACTTTCTGACCGCCTACCCGGCTGTCGTCCGGCACGAGAGCTACAGGAATGTGGGAGAGGCGGCGCTTCCGTTCTACGTCCGTTACGACCATGGCGGGGGCCAGCTGGCGATGAACTGGTTGATGCCCAAGGGCGTGGGCACGGGGTTCGACGGGATGGCGACCATGGCCGAACGGCAGGCCCACCTGCGGACCTTGACCCGCGGCTACGCCGGGAGCCGGTACTTCCTGCCCGTCCTGGGCTCGATGAAGCGGGAACTACACCCGCTGATGGCCTGGTGGGCGGTGCTGTACACGCTGTCCATGCTTGCCCGCTACGAACCCGCGGTCTGGAACACGCTCATCAACGTCGACTCCAGCAAGTACGCCGTCCCGATCGAACGGCTCCTGGAACGCGCCTTCAACCACTTGCCCGTTTTGATCGCGGACTCCATCACCGAGGTGAGCACCTGA